Proteins from one Primulina huaijiensis isolate GDHJ02 chromosome 18, ASM1229523v2, whole genome shotgun sequence genomic window:
- the LOC140964694 gene encoding protein ENHANCED DOWNY MILDEW 2 isoform X1 gives MVSSDDEGETICNVSEYDFISGKDETISFTELPVRWNKTWTSPLHGKQQIFLQGKTDNGLRKIYKPVTAWKFDLSYEKPEISVFSEDGNWINLLKPRNAFVFIIRTILITVNFLHFAKWNPQGSRKALWDHLTEAFRMLEIRPSEDDLLDHMSLINEAVKRDEILAKSKLLSTILEEKAVKRKAINEDAKPAFIVDDNEDEDEEPDEIDESEENESDWDDDCFDSVCAICDNGGNIILCEGKCMRSFHANIIDGEESKCESLGFNDAQVEALKNVDFYCKNCEHKRHQCFACGELGSSDDSSVAEVFRCGNGACGHFYHPYCVAKLLHPGNEAAAKEQQEKISSGEQFACPVHKCSVCKELEVRSDRELQFAICRRCPRAFHRKCLPRKIAFEKDVDMSRNMVQRAWVGLIPNRILIYCLKHDIDPQLATPPRNHIKFPGVQQKIKKQLPLESSKTKLLLKGSSSALENYAGKRNAVKPPEGVEKLSFNSNLGDLSRKRLEKFPQQGSFKKQKVASNRCSHVKQNQSNTIDSDTSLGGKLFATFYGADSEPAKSSRGERGDVEYEKCQKFKPEKRIYSSLTLDADTKTRIFSMMKDVSSSITIEQIKRRHKGPSTHGYSSRSAAEHITLGKVEGSVQAIRGALKKLDKGGSIEDAKAVCGNDLLIQTMKWKEKMKVYLAPFLYGMRYTSFGRHFTKIEKLKEIVDVLHWYIQDGDMLVDFCCGSNDFSCLAKRKLDEVGRRCSFKNYDIHQAKDDFCFERRDWMGVRPNELPDGSRLIMGLNPPFGVNAALANKFIDKALEFKPKLLILIVPRETQRLDEKKFPYDLIWEDDQMFSGKSFYLPGSVDVHDNQIEDWNNTAPVIYLWSHPDWTSKHKDIAVRHGHSSGALKKNSLEETHQEMHSFIPKQECHNLDEPCVRKGEDKNPDKQENQEQEARVTPSRQVVYPHDRESTKDDKKDVPFKNHSEAKPKRLDDEPRKRRRSNNDRSLVDESNNKHFVSGKASPNLADDRPLDIYSSRHLERTTHVNAGRDDYQQSDSRSSYSPYSQTAYNGNQDDYLVRKYSLNSEEQYPSMPGMASRRPYSQSLDPEYDFRGSNDRWMGYPFGRTDHPHVSVPGRELPISWNQRPEHLSHLGPGIPSPGRPLNAASIPFYGGMNTSAMNRYASGLGESNHVRMNNMVPRAPVLDTIDNYLPPVPRPGYRGFTPGPYYP, from the exons ATGGTTTCTTCTGATGACGAAGGCGAAACAATTTGCAATGTATCAGAATATGACTTTATTTCTGGTAAGGACGAAACTATATCTTTCACCGAGTTACCTGTTAGGTGGAATAAAACTTGGACAAGCCCATTGCATGGGAAGCAACAAATCTTCTTGCAAGGAAAAACTGATAATGGTCTTCGAAAAATCTATAAGCCAGTTACTGCTTGGAAATTTGATCTTTCATATGAGAAGCCTGAGATTTCAGTGTTTTCTGAAGATGGGAACTGGATCAATCTTCTGAAACCAAGGAATGCTTTTGTGTTCATAATTAGAACAATTTTGATCACTGTGAATTTTTTGCACTTCGCCAAGTGGAATCCTCAAGGGTCACGCAAAGCTTTGTGGGATCATCTTACAGAAGCATTCAG GATGCTCGAGATCAGGCCTTCAGAGGATGATTTGCTTGATCATATGTCTTTGATCAATGAAGCTGTTAAGAGGGATGAAATTTTGGCAAAATCCAAG CTATTGTCTACAATTCTGGAGGAGAAAGCTGTGAAGAGGAAGGCAATAAATGAG GACGCGAAGCCTGCTTTCATAGTtgatgataatgaagatgaagatgagGAGCCTGACGAGATTGACGAAAGTGAAGAAAATGAGTCGGATTGGGACGATGATTGTTTTGACTCCGTTTGTGCAATTTGTGATAATGGGGGCAACATAATTCT TTGTGAGGGAAAGTGCATGAGGTCATTTCATGCAAACATTATTGATGGTGAAGAATCGAAGTGTGAATCTCTTGGCTTTAATGATGCACAAGTAGAA GCATTAAAAAATGttgatttttattgtaaaaattgCGAGCATAAAAGGCACCAATGCTTCGCATGTGGGGAATTGGGATCCTCTGATGATTCATCTGTTGCTGAG GTATTTCGTTGTGGTAACGGAGCTTGTGGGCACTTTTATCATCCCTATTGTGTGGCAAAACTTCTCCATCCCGGTAATGAAGCTGCAGCAAAAGAACAACAAGAAAAGATTTCTTCTGGGGAACAGTTTGCATGCCCTGTACACAAATGTTCTGTTTGCAAGGAATTAGAAGTGAGGTCGGATCGTGAGTTGCAATTTGCCATTTGTCGCCGTTGTCCTCGGGCATTCCACAGAAAGTGTTTACCTAG GAAAATTGCTTTTGAAAAGGATGTGGATATGTCACGAAACATGGTGCAAAGAGCTTGGGTGGGACTGATTCCTAACCGTATATTAATATATTGCTT AAAACATGATATCGATCCTCAGTTAGCGACCCCTCCCAGGAACCATATAAAATTCCCGGGCGTACAGCAAAAGATCAAGAAACAGCTTCCATTGGAGTCCAGCAAGACGAAGCTTCTGTTGAAGGGAAGCAGTTCTGCTTTGGAAAATTATGCTGGGAAGAGAAATGCTGTAAAGCCGCCAGAAGGGGTGGAAAAGTTGTCCTTTAATTCAAATCTTGGGGATCTTTCTAGAAAGAGACTGGAAAAATTTCCTCAACAGGGGTCTTTTAAAAAGCAGAAAGTGGCTTCTAATAGATGTTCTCATGTCAAGCAGAATCAATCCAACACTATTGATAGCGACACATCTTTAGGCGGTAAATTGTTTGCCACTTTCTACGGTGCTGATTCTGAACCAGCGAAGTCTAGCAGGGGGGAAAGAGGTGATGTCGAATATGAGAAATGCCAGAAGTTTAAGCCTGAGAAGAGGATATACAGTTCTTTGACTCTCGATGCTGATACGAAAACAAG AATATTCTCTATGATGAAAGATGTTTCATCTTCAATTACTATTGAGCAAATTAAGAGAAGGCATAAAGGACCATCAACTCATGGTTATTCTTCAAGATCTGCCGCAGAACATATTACGTTGGGGAAGGTGGAGGGTTCAGTACAG GCTATACGTGGCGCACTAAAGAAATTGGATAAAGGAGGCAGCATTGAAGATGCCAAAGCAGTATGCGGGAATGATCTTCTCATCCAGACGATGAAATGGAAG GAAAAGATGAAGGTGTATCTTGCTCCATTTCTATATGGCATGCGCTACACATCCTTTGGTCGTCATTTCACCAAAATAGAAAAACTGAAAGAG ATCGTTGATGTGCTGCATTGGTACATTCAAGATGGTGACATG CTGGTCGATTTCTGTTGCGGTTCAAACGATTTCAGCTGCCTCGCAAAAAGGAAGCTCGACGAGGTCGGAAGGAGGTGCTCATTCAAAAACTATGACATACATCAAGCAAAG gatgatttttgttttgaaagaaggGACTGGATGGGAGTGAGACCAAATGAGTTGCCTGACGGATCTAGATTG ATCATGGGGCTGAACCCACCATTTGGAGTTAATGCTGCTCTTGCTaacaaatttattgataaaGCCCTCGAGTTTAAACCAAAGCTCCTAATCCTTATTGTTCCACGGGAGACACAGcg GTTGGATGAAAAGAAATTCCCTTACGATCTTATTTGGGAGGATGATCAGATGTTCAGTGGCAAG TCTTTTTACCTACCTGGGTCAGTCGATGTCCATGACAACCAAATTGAGGATTGGAACAATACTGCACCTGTTATTTACCTTTGGAGTCATCCAGATTGGACATCCAAACACAAGGATATTGCTGTACGGCATGGCCATTCATCTGGAGCTCTGAAGAAAAATAGCTTGGAGGAAACTCATCAGGAGATGCACTCGTTTATTCCTAAACAGGAATGTCATAATCTTGATGAACCCTGTGTTAGAAAAGGGGAAGATAAAAATCCcgataaacaagaaaatcaggAACAAGAAGCTCGGGTAACTCCAAGTCGGCAGGTTGTTTATCCACACGACAGAGAAAGCACTAAAGATGATAAGAAAGATGTCCCGTTTAAGAATCATTCTGAAGCAAAACCAAAGAGGCTTGATGACGAGCCAAGAAAGAGAAGACGATCAAACAACGATAGGTCTCTTGTTGATGAGTCCAATAACAAACATTTCGTATCAGGTAAGGCTTCACCAAATTTAGCTGATGACCGTCCACTGGACATATATTCTTCCAGACACCTTGAACGAACAACGCATGTTAATGCTGGGAGGGATGATTACCAACAGTCTGATAGTAGGAGTTCATATTCCCCGTACTCTCAAACTGCATATAATGGTAATCAGGACGATTATTTGGTGAGAAAATACAGCTTGAATTCCGAGGAACAATACCCAAGCATGCCCGGAATGGCCAGCAGACGACCATACTCTCAGAGTCTTGATCCTGAATATGATTTTAGGGgctcgaatgatcgatggatgGGCTATCCCTTCGGAAGGACAGATCACCCACATGTAAGTGTCCCGGGAAGAGAGTTACCAATTTCCTGGAATCAAAGACCCGAGCATCTATCTCATCTGGGGCCCGGGATTCCATCTCCAGGCAGACCATTAAATGCAGCATCTATCCCATTTTATGGTGGGATGAATACTTCTGCAATGAACCGATATGCTTCTGGATTGGGTGAGTCGAATCATGTTCGTATGAATAATATGGTTCCCAGAGCACCTGTGCTGGATACAATTGACAACTACCTTCCTCCAGTTCCAAGACCAGGATATCGAGGCTTTACTCCGGGTCCTTACTACCCTTAG
- the LOC140964694 gene encoding protein ENHANCED DOWNY MILDEW 2 isoform X2, with the protein MVSSDDEGETICNVSEYDFISGKDETISFTELPVRWNKTWTSPLHGKQQIFLQGKTDNGLRKIYKPVTAWKFDLSYEKPEISVFSEDGNWINLLKPRNAFVFIIRTILITVNFLHFAKWNPQGSRKALWDHLTEAFRMLEIRPSEDDLLDHMSLINEAVKRDEILAKSKLLSTILEEKAVKRKAINEDAKPAFIVDDNEDEDEEPDEIDESEENESDWDDDCFDSVCAICDNGGNIILCEGKCMRSFHANIIDGEESKCESLGFNDAQALKNVDFYCKNCEHKRHQCFACGELGSSDDSSVAEVFRCGNGACGHFYHPYCVAKLLHPGNEAAAKEQQEKISSGEQFACPVHKCSVCKELEVRSDRELQFAICRRCPRAFHRKCLPRKIAFEKDVDMSRNMVQRAWVGLIPNRILIYCLKHDIDPQLATPPRNHIKFPGVQQKIKKQLPLESSKTKLLLKGSSSALENYAGKRNAVKPPEGVEKLSFNSNLGDLSRKRLEKFPQQGSFKKQKVASNRCSHVKQNQSNTIDSDTSLGGKLFATFYGADSEPAKSSRGERGDVEYEKCQKFKPEKRIYSSLTLDADTKTRIFSMMKDVSSSITIEQIKRRHKGPSTHGYSSRSAAEHITLGKVEGSVQAIRGALKKLDKGGSIEDAKAVCGNDLLIQTMKWKEKMKVYLAPFLYGMRYTSFGRHFTKIEKLKEIVDVLHWYIQDGDMLVDFCCGSNDFSCLAKRKLDEVGRRCSFKNYDIHQAKDDFCFERRDWMGVRPNELPDGSRLIMGLNPPFGVNAALANKFIDKALEFKPKLLILIVPRETQRLDEKKFPYDLIWEDDQMFSGKSFYLPGSVDVHDNQIEDWNNTAPVIYLWSHPDWTSKHKDIAVRHGHSSGALKKNSLEETHQEMHSFIPKQECHNLDEPCVRKGEDKNPDKQENQEQEARVTPSRQVVYPHDRESTKDDKKDVPFKNHSEAKPKRLDDEPRKRRRSNNDRSLVDESNNKHFVSGKASPNLADDRPLDIYSSRHLERTTHVNAGRDDYQQSDSRSSYSPYSQTAYNGNQDDYLVRKYSLNSEEQYPSMPGMASRRPYSQSLDPEYDFRGSNDRWMGYPFGRTDHPHVSVPGRELPISWNQRPEHLSHLGPGIPSPGRPLNAASIPFYGGMNTSAMNRYASGLGESNHVRMNNMVPRAPVLDTIDNYLPPVPRPGYRGFTPGPYYP; encoded by the exons ATGGTTTCTTCTGATGACGAAGGCGAAACAATTTGCAATGTATCAGAATATGACTTTATTTCTGGTAAGGACGAAACTATATCTTTCACCGAGTTACCTGTTAGGTGGAATAAAACTTGGACAAGCCCATTGCATGGGAAGCAACAAATCTTCTTGCAAGGAAAAACTGATAATGGTCTTCGAAAAATCTATAAGCCAGTTACTGCTTGGAAATTTGATCTTTCATATGAGAAGCCTGAGATTTCAGTGTTTTCTGAAGATGGGAACTGGATCAATCTTCTGAAACCAAGGAATGCTTTTGTGTTCATAATTAGAACAATTTTGATCACTGTGAATTTTTTGCACTTCGCCAAGTGGAATCCTCAAGGGTCACGCAAAGCTTTGTGGGATCATCTTACAGAAGCATTCAG GATGCTCGAGATCAGGCCTTCAGAGGATGATTTGCTTGATCATATGTCTTTGATCAATGAAGCTGTTAAGAGGGATGAAATTTTGGCAAAATCCAAG CTATTGTCTACAATTCTGGAGGAGAAAGCTGTGAAGAGGAAGGCAATAAATGAG GACGCGAAGCCTGCTTTCATAGTtgatgataatgaagatgaagatgagGAGCCTGACGAGATTGACGAAAGTGAAGAAAATGAGTCGGATTGGGACGATGATTGTTTTGACTCCGTTTGTGCAATTTGTGATAATGGGGGCAACATAATTCT TTGTGAGGGAAAGTGCATGAGGTCATTTCATGCAAACATTATTGATGGTGAAGAATCGAAGTGTGAATCTCTTGGCTTTAATGATGCACAA GCATTAAAAAATGttgatttttattgtaaaaattgCGAGCATAAAAGGCACCAATGCTTCGCATGTGGGGAATTGGGATCCTCTGATGATTCATCTGTTGCTGAG GTATTTCGTTGTGGTAACGGAGCTTGTGGGCACTTTTATCATCCCTATTGTGTGGCAAAACTTCTCCATCCCGGTAATGAAGCTGCAGCAAAAGAACAACAAGAAAAGATTTCTTCTGGGGAACAGTTTGCATGCCCTGTACACAAATGTTCTGTTTGCAAGGAATTAGAAGTGAGGTCGGATCGTGAGTTGCAATTTGCCATTTGTCGCCGTTGTCCTCGGGCATTCCACAGAAAGTGTTTACCTAG GAAAATTGCTTTTGAAAAGGATGTGGATATGTCACGAAACATGGTGCAAAGAGCTTGGGTGGGACTGATTCCTAACCGTATATTAATATATTGCTT AAAACATGATATCGATCCTCAGTTAGCGACCCCTCCCAGGAACCATATAAAATTCCCGGGCGTACAGCAAAAGATCAAGAAACAGCTTCCATTGGAGTCCAGCAAGACGAAGCTTCTGTTGAAGGGAAGCAGTTCTGCTTTGGAAAATTATGCTGGGAAGAGAAATGCTGTAAAGCCGCCAGAAGGGGTGGAAAAGTTGTCCTTTAATTCAAATCTTGGGGATCTTTCTAGAAAGAGACTGGAAAAATTTCCTCAACAGGGGTCTTTTAAAAAGCAGAAAGTGGCTTCTAATAGATGTTCTCATGTCAAGCAGAATCAATCCAACACTATTGATAGCGACACATCTTTAGGCGGTAAATTGTTTGCCACTTTCTACGGTGCTGATTCTGAACCAGCGAAGTCTAGCAGGGGGGAAAGAGGTGATGTCGAATATGAGAAATGCCAGAAGTTTAAGCCTGAGAAGAGGATATACAGTTCTTTGACTCTCGATGCTGATACGAAAACAAG AATATTCTCTATGATGAAAGATGTTTCATCTTCAATTACTATTGAGCAAATTAAGAGAAGGCATAAAGGACCATCAACTCATGGTTATTCTTCAAGATCTGCCGCAGAACATATTACGTTGGGGAAGGTGGAGGGTTCAGTACAG GCTATACGTGGCGCACTAAAGAAATTGGATAAAGGAGGCAGCATTGAAGATGCCAAAGCAGTATGCGGGAATGATCTTCTCATCCAGACGATGAAATGGAAG GAAAAGATGAAGGTGTATCTTGCTCCATTTCTATATGGCATGCGCTACACATCCTTTGGTCGTCATTTCACCAAAATAGAAAAACTGAAAGAG ATCGTTGATGTGCTGCATTGGTACATTCAAGATGGTGACATG CTGGTCGATTTCTGTTGCGGTTCAAACGATTTCAGCTGCCTCGCAAAAAGGAAGCTCGACGAGGTCGGAAGGAGGTGCTCATTCAAAAACTATGACATACATCAAGCAAAG gatgatttttgttttgaaagaaggGACTGGATGGGAGTGAGACCAAATGAGTTGCCTGACGGATCTAGATTG ATCATGGGGCTGAACCCACCATTTGGAGTTAATGCTGCTCTTGCTaacaaatttattgataaaGCCCTCGAGTTTAAACCAAAGCTCCTAATCCTTATTGTTCCACGGGAGACACAGcg GTTGGATGAAAAGAAATTCCCTTACGATCTTATTTGGGAGGATGATCAGATGTTCAGTGGCAAG TCTTTTTACCTACCTGGGTCAGTCGATGTCCATGACAACCAAATTGAGGATTGGAACAATACTGCACCTGTTATTTACCTTTGGAGTCATCCAGATTGGACATCCAAACACAAGGATATTGCTGTACGGCATGGCCATTCATCTGGAGCTCTGAAGAAAAATAGCTTGGAGGAAACTCATCAGGAGATGCACTCGTTTATTCCTAAACAGGAATGTCATAATCTTGATGAACCCTGTGTTAGAAAAGGGGAAGATAAAAATCCcgataaacaagaaaatcaggAACAAGAAGCTCGGGTAACTCCAAGTCGGCAGGTTGTTTATCCACACGACAGAGAAAGCACTAAAGATGATAAGAAAGATGTCCCGTTTAAGAATCATTCTGAAGCAAAACCAAAGAGGCTTGATGACGAGCCAAGAAAGAGAAGACGATCAAACAACGATAGGTCTCTTGTTGATGAGTCCAATAACAAACATTTCGTATCAGGTAAGGCTTCACCAAATTTAGCTGATGACCGTCCACTGGACATATATTCTTCCAGACACCTTGAACGAACAACGCATGTTAATGCTGGGAGGGATGATTACCAACAGTCTGATAGTAGGAGTTCATATTCCCCGTACTCTCAAACTGCATATAATGGTAATCAGGACGATTATTTGGTGAGAAAATACAGCTTGAATTCCGAGGAACAATACCCAAGCATGCCCGGAATGGCCAGCAGACGACCATACTCTCAGAGTCTTGATCCTGAATATGATTTTAGGGgctcgaatgatcgatggatgGGCTATCCCTTCGGAAGGACAGATCACCCACATGTAAGTGTCCCGGGAAGAGAGTTACCAATTTCCTGGAATCAAAGACCCGAGCATCTATCTCATCTGGGGCCCGGGATTCCATCTCCAGGCAGACCATTAAATGCAGCATCTATCCCATTTTATGGTGGGATGAATACTTCTGCAATGAACCGATATGCTTCTGGATTGGGTGAGTCGAATCATGTTCGTATGAATAATATGGTTCCCAGAGCACCTGTGCTGGATACAATTGACAACTACCTTCCTCCAGTTCCAAGACCAGGATATCGAGGCTTTACTCCGGGTCCTTACTACCCTTAG